The following proteins come from a genomic window of Danaus plexippus chromosome 3 unlocalized genomic scaffold, MEX_DaPlex mxdp_34, whole genome shotgun sequence:
- the LOC116770249 gene encoding neuropathy target esterase sws isoform X2, with amino-acid sequence MDVVGLLNNINDKTDMFAVKTWTSEWTNSFQDNQVLWSFCGCLLVSVLVVFFYYYKRWKSKEPAGGAGATAAGEPAKRFRKRDKMLFYGRRMLRKVKSISNSGQGRKRRAVMRFARKLLQLKKESAPEQLKVLEPPAEYLEEDLTNDDRVPPDALYMLHSIRVFGHFEKPVFLMLCKHTEILNLPAGSFLFKVGDTDENVYVVQNGRVNVYITNPDGSSLSLKIVRAGESVTSLLSFTDVLTGHSQPYKTVNAKALEDSQVIKLPMRAFQEVFKEYPDIFVRVIQIIMVRLQRVTFTALHQYLGLSAELVNPGREKRRPATAPTSSPAKVRVDNTLNSPHHEKIELVEGSQASSPIHIPTRKRPDMVPDVTSNTPQNTTQLQPDVQPTSSFQRSKEGSFKKPNTDNLDEQALIKIASEAFVKELGLDNDQILKGNVQVRDLPAGTYIMKEESHKLYYSIAGEPEIVQDVALVYLLSGALLVSQRVAEGEGEVHMFTAYPGEVEGGLAVLTGEPSFFSIRAKHFSRIGLLSKTTVYSIMRERPSVVLHIANTVVRRLSPFVRQVDFALDWVFLESGRAVYRQDEESGSTFIVLSGRLRSVITHPNGKKELVGEYGKGDLVGIVEMVTQTRRSTTVMAVRDSELAKLPEGLFNAIKLRFPVVVTRLINLLGHRILGSWQKPTRGLGTAAIESRPSQHNFSTVAVVPVSDDVPLTAFTYELYHSLCAIGPTVRLTSDVIRKLLGLTIMDPNNEYRLSSWLAQQEDKHKVALYQCDPSLTQWTQRCIRQADCILIVALGDKQPSIGKIEKEIERLAIRTQKELVLLHREGGPNPSGTVHWLNMRSWVSQHHHVRCPHRMFTRKSQYRISELYSKVLMSEASVHSDFSRLARWLTATAVGLVLGGGGARGAAHVGMIRAIQEAGIPIDMVGGVSIGAFMGALWCMDRNITTVTQKAREWSTKMTQWGKQLLDLTYPATSMFSGKQFNTTIRTTFGEVHIEDLWLPYFTVTTDISSSCMRIHRHGMLWRYCRASMSIAGIFPPICDPIDGHLLLDGCYVNNVPADVMRSLGAKHILAIDVGSQDDTDLTNYGDDLSGWWLLWKRWNPFTTPVKVPNLPDIQSRLAYVSCNRQLEEVKKSDYCEYIRPPIDAYKTLQFGSFDEIREVGYRHGSAYFEGQRRGGGGGVSGAAAEGRKHSAQPALTDYTFTDLAQMVCSVRTARDDNDTSSESDYEDQRHFEGYASEPSGGILEMSSSVEDGNAWISDTELEGLRTRRVGGSLSLSEDEVDSEAEIYEPMNKRIR; translated from the exons atggaTGTGGTAggtcttttaaataacataaatgatAAGACTGATATGTTTGCCGTTAAAACATGGACTTCAGAATGGACAAATAGTTTTCAAGACAATCAA gTGCTGTGGTCGTTCTGTGGCTGTTTGTTGGTTTCAGTTTTAGtcgtttttttctattattacaaaagatGGAAATCAaaag AGCCGGCTGGAGGCGCTGGGGCCACGGCTGCCGGGGAACCGGCGAAACGGTTCCGGAAACGCGACAAGATGTTATTTTATGGCAGACGTATGTTACGGAAGGTGAAGTCCATATCCAATTCCGGGCAGGGAAGGAAGCGGCGCGCCGTCATGAGGTTCGCCAGGAAGTTGCTGCAGCTGAAGAAAGAATCAGCTCCTGAACAATTGAAG GTCCTGGAACCCCCAGCGGAATATCTCGAAGAGGACTTGACGAATGATGATCGAGTCCCGCCGGATGCTCTCTACATGCTGCACAGCATACGAGTGTTCGGACACTTCGAGAAGCCAGTCTTCCTCATGCTCTGTAAACATACAGAGATATTGAACCTGCCTGCTGGATCTTTCCTCTTTAAAGTTG GTGACACAGATGAGAACGTGTACGTGGTTCAGAACGGCCGTGTGAACGTTTACATCACCAACCCTGATGGCAGCAGTCTGTCGCTGAAGATCGTCCGCGCCGGTGAGAGCGTCACCTCGCTCCTGAGTTTCACCGACGTGCTCACG GGTCACTCTCAGCCATACAAAACAGTGAATGCGAAGGCCCTAGAAGATTCCCAAGTCATTAAGTTACCAATGAGGGCTTTCCAAGAGGTCTTCAAGGAGTATCCAGACATATTTGTCAGAGTTATACAG ATAATTATGGTGCGCCTCCAGAGAGTGACCTTCACAGCTCTCCACCAGTACCTGGGTCTCAGTGCTGAGTTGGTGAATCCC GGTCGTGAGAAACGCCGACCGGCCACAGCTCCTACGTCTTCACCAGCCAAGGTCAGGGTTGACAACACCCTGAACTCGCCGCACCATGAGAAGATCGAATTGGTG GAGGGATCTCAAGCCTCCTCTCCCATCCACATCCCCACCCGGAAGCGACCCGACATGGTACCGGATGTAACATCCAACACGCCCCAAAATACAACGCAG CTTCAACCGGACGTGCAACCAACATCATCGTTCCAAAGATCAAAAGAGGGCTCCTTTAAGAAACCAAATACTGACAATTTGGATGAGCAG GCTCTCATAAAGATTGCATCAGAGGCTTTCGTGAAGGAATTGGGTTTAGACAATGATCAGATACTGAAAGGGAATGTTCAAGTCAGAGATCTCCCGGCTGGGACTTACATCATGAAGGAGGAAAGTCACAAG CTGTATTACAGTATCGCTGGCGAACCGGAGATAGTGCAG GATGTAGCGTTAGTGTATCTATTGTCAGGCGCTCTGTTGGTGTCACAACGTGTGGCCGAGGGGGAGGGGGAGGTCCATATGTTCACCGCATATCCAG GTGAAGTGGAAGGCGGCCTGGCGGTGCTGACGGGGGAGCCGAGCTTCTTTTCAATACGAGCAAAGCATTTCTCTCGCATCGGTCTGTTGTCTAAGACAACGGTGTATAGTATTATGAGAGAACGCCCGTCCGTAGTACTTCACATAGCTAACACGGTAGTCAGAAGACTATCGCCTTTCGTTAGACAAGTGGATTTCGCCTTGGACTGG GTGTTCCTGGAATCAGGTCGGGCTGTGTACCGCCAGGACGAGGAATCCGGCTCAACGTTCATAGTACTCAGCGGACGACTTCGATCAGTCATCACGCATCCCAATGGAAAGAAGGAACTAGTTGGGGAATACGGCAAGGGCGATTTAGTTGGCATT GTAGAGATGGTGACTCAAACCCGTCGCAGTACGACCGTCATGGCGGTGAGGGACTCCGAGCTCGCTAAACTCCCTGAAGGACTGTTCAACGCTATCAAGCTGCGGTTCCCCGTCGTGGTGACGCGACTGATCAATTTATTGGGTCACAGAATTCTAG gaTCCTGGCAGAAGCCCACCCGCGGTCTGGGCACTGCTGCTATCGAGAGTCGCCCATCTCAACACAACTTCTCAACGGTGGCCGTGGTGCCTGTCAGTGACGACGTGCCGCTCACAGCATTCACTTACGAGCTATATCACTCACTGTGCGCTATCG GTCCGACGGTTCGTTTGACGTCTGACGTCATCCGAAAACTTTTGGGTTTGACCATAATGGATCCGAACAACGAGTATCGTCTCAGCTCCTGGCTCGCACAACAAGAGGACAAGCACAAA GTAGCGTTATATCAATGTGACCCAAGTCTCACTCAGTGGACCCAGCGATGCATTCGACAAGCAGATTGTATATTGATAGTAGCTCTTGGAGATAAGCAACCCAGTATCGGCAAA ATTGAGAAAGAGATCGAGCGGCTAGCCATCCGTACTCAGAAGGAGCTAGTATTGCTACATCGTGAGGGAGGTCCCAACCCATCGGGGACTGTGCACTGGCTGAACATGAGGTCATGGGTGAGCCAGCACCATCACGTCCGCTGCCCCCACAGAATGTTCACCAGGAAGAGCCAGTATAGAATT AGTGAGCTGTACAGTAAAGTTCTGATGTCGGAGGCCAGCGTGCATTCAGATTTCTCTCGACTTGCTCGCTGGCTGACTGCCACTGCTGTAGGACTAGTGCTCGGAGGGGGCGGAGCCCGGGGCGCCGCACACGTCGGAATGATAAGAGCCATACAG GAGGCCGGCATTCCCATAGACATGGTGGGTGGAGTCAGCATTGGCGCTTTCATGGGGGCGTTGTGGTGTATGGACAGGAATATAACCACGGTGACACAGAAAGCTAGGGAGTGGTCCACG AAAATGACGCAATGGGGTAAGCAGCTCTTGGACCTGACATACCCGGCGACCTCTATGTTCTCCGGCAAGCAGTTCAACACAACCATAAGGACCACCTTCGGAGAGGTCCACATCGAGGACCTCTGGCTGCCGTACTTCACAGTCACTACAGACATTAGTTCCAGTTGTATGAGGATTCATAGACACG GGATGTTGTGGAGATATTGCCGCGCGTCTATGAGCATCGCCGGCATCTTCCCGCCGATATGCGACCCCATCGATGGACACTTGCTTCTGGACGGTTGCTATGTTAACAACGTGCCCG CTGATGTGATGAGATCACTCGGCGCCAAACACATTCTGGCGATAGACGTTGGTTCTCAAGATGACACGGATCTCACCAATTACGGTGACGACTTGTCCGGGTGGTGGTTGCTTTGGAAACG GTGGAATCCATTCACGACACCGGTGAAGGTTCCCAATCTTCCTGACATTCAGAGCAGACTCGCCTACGTGTCCTGCAATCGACAGCTGGAA GAAGTCAAGAAATCCGATTACTGCGAATACATACGTCCGCCCATAGACGCGTATAAGACGCTGCAGTTCGGATCGTTCGATGAGATCCGCGAGGTCGGCTACCGGCATGGATCGGCGTACTTCGAGGGCCAGAGACGTGGCGGCGGAGGCGGCGTCAGTGGTGCTGCTGCTGAGGGCAGGAAACACTCCGCACAGCCGGCCTTGACTGA TTACACGTTCACGGATCTGGCGCAAATGGTGTGCTCAGTGAGGACAGCGCGAGACGACAACGACACCAGCTCGGAGTCCGACTACGAGGATCAGAGACACTTCGAGGGATACGCCTCCGAGCCCAGCGGCGGGATACTAGAG ATGTCTTCCAGCGTTGAGGACGGCAACGCCTGGATCAGCGACACGGAACTG GAGGGTCTCAGGACCCGCCGTGTTGGAGGATCGCTCTCGCTATCGGAGGACGAAGTGGACTCTGAGGCCGAGATCTACGAGCCGATGAACAAACGGATCAGATGA
- the LOC116770249 gene encoding neuropathy target esterase sws isoform X9 gives MDVVGLLNNINDKTDMFAVKTWTSEWTNSFQDNQVLWSFCGCLLVSVLVVFFYYYKRWKSKEPAGGAGATAAGEPAKRFRKRDKMLFYGRRMLRKVKSISNSGQGRKRRAVMRFARKLLQLKKESAPEQLKVLEPPAEYLEEDLTNDDRVPPDALYMLHSIRVFGHFEKPVFLMLCKHTEILNLPAGSFLFKVGDTDENVYVVQNGRVNVYITNPDGSSLSLKIVRAGESVTSLLSFTDVLTGHSQPYKTVNAKALEDSQVIKLPMRAFQEVFKEYPDIFVRVIQIIMVRLQRVTFTALHQYLGLSAELVNPGREKRRPATAPTSSPAKVRVDNTLNSPHHEKIELVEGSQASSPIHIPTRKRPDMVPDVTSNTPQNTTQLQPDVQPTSSFQRSKEGSFKKPNTDNLDEQALIKIASEAFVKELGLDNDQILKGNVQVRDLPAGTYIMKEESHKLYYSIAGEPEIVQDVALVYLLSGALLVSQRVAEGEGEVHMFTAYPGEVEGGLAVLTGEPSFFSIRAKHFSRIGLLSKTTVYSIMRERPSVVLHIANTVVRRLSPFVRQVDFALDWVFLESGRAVYRQDEESGSTFIVLSGRLRSVITHPNGKKELVGEYGKGDLVGIVEMVTQTRRSTTVMAVRDSELAKLPEGLFNAIKLRFPVVVTRLINLLGHRILGSWQKPTRGLGTAAIESRPSQHNFSTVAVVPVSDDVPLTAFTYELYHSLCAIGPTVRLTSDVIRKLLGLTIMDPNNEYRLSSWLAQQEDKHKVALYQCDPSLTQWTQRCIRQADCILIVALGDKQPSIGKIEKEIERLAIRTQKELVLLHREGGPNPSGTVHWLNMRSWVSQHHHVRCPHRMFTRKSQYRISELYSKVLMSEASVHSDFSRLARWLTATAVGLVLGGGGARGAAHVGMIRAIQEAGIPIDMVGGVSIGAFMGALWCMDRNITTVTQKAREWSTKMTQWGKQLLDLTYPATSMFSGKQFNTTIRTTFGEVHIEDLWLPYFTVTTDISSSCMRIHRHGSLWRYIRASMSLSGYMPPLCDPVDGHLLLDGGYVNNLPADVMRSLGAKHILAIDVGSQDDTDLTNYGDDLSGWWLLWKRWNPFTTPVKVPNLPDIQSRLAYVSCNRQLEEVKKSDYCEYIRPPIDAYKTLQFGSFDEIREVGYRHGSAYFEGQRRGGGGGVSGAAAEGRKHSAQPALTERVSGPAVLEDRSRYRRTKWTLRPRSTSR, from the exons atggaTGTGGTAggtcttttaaataacataaatgatAAGACTGATATGTTTGCCGTTAAAACATGGACTTCAGAATGGACAAATAGTTTTCAAGACAATCAA gTGCTGTGGTCGTTCTGTGGCTGTTTGTTGGTTTCAGTTTTAGtcgtttttttctattattacaaaagatGGAAATCAaaag AGCCGGCTGGAGGCGCTGGGGCCACGGCTGCCGGGGAACCGGCGAAACGGTTCCGGAAACGCGACAAGATGTTATTTTATGGCAGACGTATGTTACGGAAGGTGAAGTCCATATCCAATTCCGGGCAGGGAAGGAAGCGGCGCGCCGTCATGAGGTTCGCCAGGAAGTTGCTGCAGCTGAAGAAAGAATCAGCTCCTGAACAATTGAAG GTCCTGGAACCCCCAGCGGAATATCTCGAAGAGGACTTGACGAATGATGATCGAGTCCCGCCGGATGCTCTCTACATGCTGCACAGCATACGAGTGTTCGGACACTTCGAGAAGCCAGTCTTCCTCATGCTCTGTAAACATACAGAGATATTGAACCTGCCTGCTGGATCTTTCCTCTTTAAAGTTG GTGACACAGATGAGAACGTGTACGTGGTTCAGAACGGCCGTGTGAACGTTTACATCACCAACCCTGATGGCAGCAGTCTGTCGCTGAAGATCGTCCGCGCCGGTGAGAGCGTCACCTCGCTCCTGAGTTTCACCGACGTGCTCACG GGTCACTCTCAGCCATACAAAACAGTGAATGCGAAGGCCCTAGAAGATTCCCAAGTCATTAAGTTACCAATGAGGGCTTTCCAAGAGGTCTTCAAGGAGTATCCAGACATATTTGTCAGAGTTATACAG ATAATTATGGTGCGCCTCCAGAGAGTGACCTTCACAGCTCTCCACCAGTACCTGGGTCTCAGTGCTGAGTTGGTGAATCCC GGTCGTGAGAAACGCCGACCGGCCACAGCTCCTACGTCTTCACCAGCCAAGGTCAGGGTTGACAACACCCTGAACTCGCCGCACCATGAGAAGATCGAATTGGTG GAGGGATCTCAAGCCTCCTCTCCCATCCACATCCCCACCCGGAAGCGACCCGACATGGTACCGGATGTAACATCCAACACGCCCCAAAATACAACGCAG CTTCAACCGGACGTGCAACCAACATCATCGTTCCAAAGATCAAAAGAGGGCTCCTTTAAGAAACCAAATACTGACAATTTGGATGAGCAG GCTCTCATAAAGATTGCATCAGAGGCTTTCGTGAAGGAATTGGGTTTAGACAATGATCAGATACTGAAAGGGAATGTTCAAGTCAGAGATCTCCCGGCTGGGACTTACATCATGAAGGAGGAAAGTCACAAG CTGTATTACAGTATCGCTGGCGAACCGGAGATAGTGCAG GATGTAGCGTTAGTGTATCTATTGTCAGGCGCTCTGTTGGTGTCACAACGTGTGGCCGAGGGGGAGGGGGAGGTCCATATGTTCACCGCATATCCAG GTGAAGTGGAAGGCGGCCTGGCGGTGCTGACGGGGGAGCCGAGCTTCTTTTCAATACGAGCAAAGCATTTCTCTCGCATCGGTCTGTTGTCTAAGACAACGGTGTATAGTATTATGAGAGAACGCCCGTCCGTAGTACTTCACATAGCTAACACGGTAGTCAGAAGACTATCGCCTTTCGTTAGACAAGTGGATTTCGCCTTGGACTGG GTGTTCCTGGAATCAGGTCGGGCTGTGTACCGCCAGGACGAGGAATCCGGCTCAACGTTCATAGTACTCAGCGGACGACTTCGATCAGTCATCACGCATCCCAATGGAAAGAAGGAACTAGTTGGGGAATACGGCAAGGGCGATTTAGTTGGCATT GTAGAGATGGTGACTCAAACCCGTCGCAGTACGACCGTCATGGCGGTGAGGGACTCCGAGCTCGCTAAACTCCCTGAAGGACTGTTCAACGCTATCAAGCTGCGGTTCCCCGTCGTGGTGACGCGACTGATCAATTTATTGGGTCACAGAATTCTAG gaTCCTGGCAGAAGCCCACCCGCGGTCTGGGCACTGCTGCTATCGAGAGTCGCCCATCTCAACACAACTTCTCAACGGTGGCCGTGGTGCCTGTCAGTGACGACGTGCCGCTCACAGCATTCACTTACGAGCTATATCACTCACTGTGCGCTATCG GTCCGACGGTTCGTTTGACGTCTGACGTCATCCGAAAACTTTTGGGTTTGACCATAATGGATCCGAACAACGAGTATCGTCTCAGCTCCTGGCTCGCACAACAAGAGGACAAGCACAAA GTAGCGTTATATCAATGTGACCCAAGTCTCACTCAGTGGACCCAGCGATGCATTCGACAAGCAGATTGTATATTGATAGTAGCTCTTGGAGATAAGCAACCCAGTATCGGCAAA ATTGAGAAAGAGATCGAGCGGCTAGCCATCCGTACTCAGAAGGAGCTAGTATTGCTACATCGTGAGGGAGGTCCCAACCCATCGGGGACTGTGCACTGGCTGAACATGAGGTCATGGGTGAGCCAGCACCATCACGTCCGCTGCCCCCACAGAATGTTCACCAGGAAGAGCCAGTATAGAATT AGTGAGCTGTACAGTAAAGTTCTGATGTCGGAGGCCAGCGTGCATTCAGATTTCTCTCGACTTGCTCGCTGGCTGACTGCCACTGCTGTAGGACTAGTGCTCGGAGGGGGCGGAGCCCGGGGCGCCGCACACGTCGGAATGATAAGAGCCATACAG GAGGCCGGCATTCCCATAGACATGGTGGGTGGAGTCAGCATTGGCGCTTTCATGGGGGCGTTGTGGTGTATGGACAGGAATATAACCACGGTGACACAGAAAGCTAGGGAGTGGTCCACG AAAATGACGCAATGGGGTAAGCAGCTCTTGGACCTGACATACCCGGCGACCTCTATGTTCTCCGGCAAGCAGTTCAACACAACCATAAGGACCACCTTCGGAGAGGTCCACATCGAGGACCTCTGGCTGCCGTACTTCACAGTCACTACAGACATTAGTTCCAGTTGTATGAGGATTCATAGACACG GTTCACTATGGCGTTACATACGCGCCTCGATGTCTTTGAGCGGGTACATGCCCCCACTCTGCGACCCCGTAGACGGCCACCTCCTATTGGACGGCGGTTACGTCAACAACCTCCCAG CTGATGTGATGAGATCACTCGGCGCCAAACACATTCTGGCGATAGACGTTGGTTCTCAAGATGACACGGATCTCACCAATTACGGTGACGACTTGTCCGGGTGGTGGTTGCTTTGGAAACG GTGGAATCCATTCACGACACCGGTGAAGGTTCCCAATCTTCCTGACATTCAGAGCAGACTCGCCTACGTGTCCTGCAATCGACAGCTGGAA GAAGTCAAGAAATCCGATTACTGCGAATACATACGTCCGCCCATAGACGCGTATAAGACGCTGCAGTTCGGATCGTTCGATGAGATCCGCGAGGTCGGCTACCGGCATGGATCGGCGTACTTCGAGGGCCAGAGACGTGGCGGCGGAGGCGGCGTCAGTGGTGCTGCTGCTGAGGGCAGGAAACACTCCGCACAGCCGGCCTTGACTGA GAGGGTCTCAGGACCCGCCGTGTTGGAGGATCGCTCTCGCTATCGGAGGACGAAGTGGACTCTGAGGCCGAGATCTACGAGCCGATGA
- the LOC116770249 gene encoding neuropathy target esterase sws isoform X10, whose translation MDVVGLLNNINDKTDMFAVKTWTSEWTNSFQDNQVLWSFCGCLLVSVLVVFFYYYKRWKSKEPAGGAGATAAGEPAKRFRKRDKMLFYGRRMLRKVKSISNSGQGRKRRAVMRFARKLLQLKKESAPEQLKVLEPPAEYLEEDLTNDDRVPPDALYMLHSIRVFGHFEKPVFLMLCKHTEILNLPAGSFLFKVGDTDENVYVVQNGRVNVYITNPDGSSLSLKIVRAGESVTSLLSFTDVLTGHSQPYKTVNAKALEDSQVIKLPMRAFQEVFKEYPDIFVRVIQIIMVRLQRVTFTALHQYLGLSAELVNPGREKRRPATAPTSSPAKVRVDNTLNSPHHEKIELVEGSQASSPIHIPTRKRPDMVPDVTSNTPQNTTQLQPDVQPTSSFQRSKEGSFKKPNTDNLDEQALIKIASEAFVKELGLDNDQILKGNVQVRDLPAGTYIMKEESHKLYYSIAGEPEIVQDVALVYLLSGALLVSQRVAEGEGEVHMFTAYPGEVEGGLAVLTGEPSFFSIRAKHFSRIGLLSKTTVYSIMRERPSVVLHIANTVVRRLSPFVRQVDFALDWVFLESGRAVYRQDEESGSTFIVLSGRLRSVITHPNGKKELVGEYGKGDLVGIVEMVTQTRRSTTVMAVRDSELAKLPEGLFNAIKLRFPVVVTRLINLLGHRILGSWQKPTRGLGTAAIESRPSQHNFSTVAVVPVSDDVPLTAFTYELYHSLCAIGPTVRLTSDVIRKLLGLTIMDPNNEYRLSSWLAQQEDKHKVALYQCDPSLTQWTQRCIRQADCILIVALGDKQPSIGKIEKEIERLAIRTQKELVLLHREGGPNPSGTVHWLNMRSWVSQHHHVRCPHRMFTRKSQYRISELYSKVLMSEASVHSDFSRLARWLTATAVGLVLGGGGARGAAHVGMIRAIQEAGIPIDMVGGVSIGAFMGALWCMDRNITTVTQKAREWSTKMTQWGKQLLDLTYPATSMFSGKQFNTTIRTTFGEVHIEDLWLPYFTVTTDISSSCMRIHRHGSLWRYIRASMSLSGYMPPLCDPVDGHLLLDGGYVNNLPGGSQDPPCWRIALAIGGRSGL comes from the exons atggaTGTGGTAggtcttttaaataacataaatgatAAGACTGATATGTTTGCCGTTAAAACATGGACTTCAGAATGGACAAATAGTTTTCAAGACAATCAA gTGCTGTGGTCGTTCTGTGGCTGTTTGTTGGTTTCAGTTTTAGtcgtttttttctattattacaaaagatGGAAATCAaaag AGCCGGCTGGAGGCGCTGGGGCCACGGCTGCCGGGGAACCGGCGAAACGGTTCCGGAAACGCGACAAGATGTTATTTTATGGCAGACGTATGTTACGGAAGGTGAAGTCCATATCCAATTCCGGGCAGGGAAGGAAGCGGCGCGCCGTCATGAGGTTCGCCAGGAAGTTGCTGCAGCTGAAGAAAGAATCAGCTCCTGAACAATTGAAG GTCCTGGAACCCCCAGCGGAATATCTCGAAGAGGACTTGACGAATGATGATCGAGTCCCGCCGGATGCTCTCTACATGCTGCACAGCATACGAGTGTTCGGACACTTCGAGAAGCCAGTCTTCCTCATGCTCTGTAAACATACAGAGATATTGAACCTGCCTGCTGGATCTTTCCTCTTTAAAGTTG GTGACACAGATGAGAACGTGTACGTGGTTCAGAACGGCCGTGTGAACGTTTACATCACCAACCCTGATGGCAGCAGTCTGTCGCTGAAGATCGTCCGCGCCGGTGAGAGCGTCACCTCGCTCCTGAGTTTCACCGACGTGCTCACG GGTCACTCTCAGCCATACAAAACAGTGAATGCGAAGGCCCTAGAAGATTCCCAAGTCATTAAGTTACCAATGAGGGCTTTCCAAGAGGTCTTCAAGGAGTATCCAGACATATTTGTCAGAGTTATACAG ATAATTATGGTGCGCCTCCAGAGAGTGACCTTCACAGCTCTCCACCAGTACCTGGGTCTCAGTGCTGAGTTGGTGAATCCC GGTCGTGAGAAACGCCGACCGGCCACAGCTCCTACGTCTTCACCAGCCAAGGTCAGGGTTGACAACACCCTGAACTCGCCGCACCATGAGAAGATCGAATTGGTG GAGGGATCTCAAGCCTCCTCTCCCATCCACATCCCCACCCGGAAGCGACCCGACATGGTACCGGATGTAACATCCAACACGCCCCAAAATACAACGCAG CTTCAACCGGACGTGCAACCAACATCATCGTTCCAAAGATCAAAAGAGGGCTCCTTTAAGAAACCAAATACTGACAATTTGGATGAGCAG GCTCTCATAAAGATTGCATCAGAGGCTTTCGTGAAGGAATTGGGTTTAGACAATGATCAGATACTGAAAGGGAATGTTCAAGTCAGAGATCTCCCGGCTGGGACTTACATCATGAAGGAGGAAAGTCACAAG CTGTATTACAGTATCGCTGGCGAACCGGAGATAGTGCAG GATGTAGCGTTAGTGTATCTATTGTCAGGCGCTCTGTTGGTGTCACAACGTGTGGCCGAGGGGGAGGGGGAGGTCCATATGTTCACCGCATATCCAG GTGAAGTGGAAGGCGGCCTGGCGGTGCTGACGGGGGAGCCGAGCTTCTTTTCAATACGAGCAAAGCATTTCTCTCGCATCGGTCTGTTGTCTAAGACAACGGTGTATAGTATTATGAGAGAACGCCCGTCCGTAGTACTTCACATAGCTAACACGGTAGTCAGAAGACTATCGCCTTTCGTTAGACAAGTGGATTTCGCCTTGGACTGG GTGTTCCTGGAATCAGGTCGGGCTGTGTACCGCCAGGACGAGGAATCCGGCTCAACGTTCATAGTACTCAGCGGACGACTTCGATCAGTCATCACGCATCCCAATGGAAAGAAGGAACTAGTTGGGGAATACGGCAAGGGCGATTTAGTTGGCATT GTAGAGATGGTGACTCAAACCCGTCGCAGTACGACCGTCATGGCGGTGAGGGACTCCGAGCTCGCTAAACTCCCTGAAGGACTGTTCAACGCTATCAAGCTGCGGTTCCCCGTCGTGGTGACGCGACTGATCAATTTATTGGGTCACAGAATTCTAG gaTCCTGGCAGAAGCCCACCCGCGGTCTGGGCACTGCTGCTATCGAGAGTCGCCCATCTCAACACAACTTCTCAACGGTGGCCGTGGTGCCTGTCAGTGACGACGTGCCGCTCACAGCATTCACTTACGAGCTATATCACTCACTGTGCGCTATCG GTCCGACGGTTCGTTTGACGTCTGACGTCATCCGAAAACTTTTGGGTTTGACCATAATGGATCCGAACAACGAGTATCGTCTCAGCTCCTGGCTCGCACAACAAGAGGACAAGCACAAA GTAGCGTTATATCAATGTGACCCAAGTCTCACTCAGTGGACCCAGCGATGCATTCGACAAGCAGATTGTATATTGATAGTAGCTCTTGGAGATAAGCAACCCAGTATCGGCAAA ATTGAGAAAGAGATCGAGCGGCTAGCCATCCGTACTCAGAAGGAGCTAGTATTGCTACATCGTGAGGGAGGTCCCAACCCATCGGGGACTGTGCACTGGCTGAACATGAGGTCATGGGTGAGCCAGCACCATCACGTCCGCTGCCCCCACAGAATGTTCACCAGGAAGAGCCAGTATAGAATT AGTGAGCTGTACAGTAAAGTTCTGATGTCGGAGGCCAGCGTGCATTCAGATTTCTCTCGACTTGCTCGCTGGCTGACTGCCACTGCTGTAGGACTAGTGCTCGGAGGGGGCGGAGCCCGGGGCGCCGCACACGTCGGAATGATAAGAGCCATACAG GAGGCCGGCATTCCCATAGACATGGTGGGTGGAGTCAGCATTGGCGCTTTCATGGGGGCGTTGTGGTGTATGGACAGGAATATAACCACGGTGACACAGAAAGCTAGGGAGTGGTCCACG AAAATGACGCAATGGGGTAAGCAGCTCTTGGACCTGACATACCCGGCGACCTCTATGTTCTCCGGCAAGCAGTTCAACACAACCATAAGGACCACCTTCGGAGAGGTCCACATCGAGGACCTCTGGCTGCCGTACTTCACAGTCACTACAGACATTAGTTCCAGTTGTATGAGGATTCATAGACACG GTTCACTATGGCGTTACATACGCGCCTCGATGTCTTTGAGCGGGTACATGCCCCCACTCTGCGACCCCGTAGACGGCCACCTCCTATTGGACGGCGGTTACGTCAACAACCTCCCAG GAGGGTCTCAGGACCCGCCGTGTTGGAGGATCGCTCTCGCTATCGGAGGACGAAGTGGACTCTGA